The following proteins come from a genomic window of Eubalaena glacialis isolate mEubGla1 chromosome X, mEubGla1.1.hap2.+ XY, whole genome shotgun sequence:
- the LOC133082442 gene encoding nuclear RNA export factor 2-like — translation MHMTVWRNRKPLEREMQENTQDGTPGSWFRVTIPCGIKYDRTWLMNSIQSHCSVPFTPVDFHFMHNGAQFFVQQASTASALMDVSNKICDEESRKVCIPVFVSPSAAPYSVRDKLKPEEMEQLKLTLSKRFDVSQQALDLRRLRVDPDLLDHGIDIILNRRSCMAATLQIIKKNFPELLSLNLSSSKLNQLDGLSDIIQMAPTVKILNLSKNELKSVWELSKMQGLKLEELWLQGNPLCGTFPDWSTYVRAIRECFPKLLRLDGQELPSPVTVDVDTPYVVKPCKGSYFGSDKLKRQVLQFLQQFYLIHDYGDRRCLVVFYHEEACFSLTIPFHPEEPAPSSLCKYFKDSRNMKKLKDPHLRVQLLKHTKRDIVHSLCVLPKTQHDFSSLVVDTWSQTETMLCFSVSGVFKEVEGSSQGCVRAFTRTFIATPASYSRAHFSFNLCIVNDELFVRDASPSETQSVFSIPVPTPTSSSMHTLSQEQQDIMQASSTRPEVNL, via the exons ATTCCTTGCGGGATAAAGTATGACAGGACATGGCTAATGAACTCAATCCAGAGCCATTGCAGTGTCcccttcactccagtggat TTCCACTTTATGCACAATGGGGCTCAGTTCTTTGTCCAGCAAGCTAGCACTGCCTCTGCATTGATGGATGTCAGCAACAAGATTTGTGACGAGGAGAGCCGAAAGGTGTGT ATACCTGTCTTTGTCAGCCCCTCCGCTGCTCCCTACTCTGTGCGCGATAAGTTGAAGCCAGAAGAAATGGAGCAGCTAAAG CTGACCTTGAGCAAACGATTTGATGTCTCCCAGCAAGCTCTTGACCTCCGGAGGCTCCGCGTTGACCCAG ACTTGTTGGACCATGGTATTGATATAATTCTGAATCGAAGAAGCTGCATGGCTGCCACCCTGCAAATCATCAAAAAGAATTTCCCTGAG CTGTTGTCCTTGAACTTGAGCAGCAGCAAACTGAACCAGCTGGATGGCCTGTCTGACATTATACAGATGGCCCCCACGGTCAAGATCCTGAACCTCTCCAAAAATGAG CTGAAGTCTGTGTGGGAGTTGAGCAAGATGCAAGGGTTGAAGCTTGAAGAGCTGTGGCTGCAAGGGAACCCATTGTGTGGCACCTTCCCAGACTGGTCCACCTATGTAAG GGCCATCAGAGAATGTTTCCCAAAGTTGTTACGCCTG gATGGCCAGGAGTTACCGTCACCAGTTACCGTTGATGTTGACACTCCCTACGTAGTAAAGCCCTGCAAG GGCAGCTACTTTGGATCTGATAAGCTGAAGAGACAAGTCCTGCAATTCCTGCAGCA GTTCTACTTGATCCATGACTATGGAGACAGACGGTGCCTCGTGGTTTTTTATCACGAGGAGGCCTGCTTCTCCCTGACCATTCCCTTCCACCCCGAGGAACCAGCCCC AAGCAGCTTGTGCAAGTACTTCAAGGACAGCAGGAATATGAAAAAGCTCAAGGACCCCC ACCTGCGGGTCCAGCTGCTGAAGCACACAAAACGTGACATTGTGCACTCCCTCTGTGTGTTGCCCAAGACTCAGCATGACTTCAGCTCCCTTGTGGTGGACACGTGGTCCCAGACG GAAACGATGCTCTGCTTCTCCGTCAGCGGGGTGTTCAAGGAAG TGGAAGGAAGTTCTCAGGGCTGTGTGCGTGCCTTCACCCGGACCTTCATCGCTACCCCTGCCAGCTACTCCAG GGCCCACTTTTCCTTCAATCTGTGCATCGTGAATGACGAGCTGTTTGTGAGGGACGCCAGCCCCAGTGAGACCCAGAGTGTGTTCTCCATCCCAGTGCCTACACCCACCTCCAGCTCCATGCACACCCTCTCCCAGGAGCAGCAGGACATCATGCAGGCATCCTCCACCCGACCTGAGGTGAACCTCTAG